The genomic window CCGCGGTAAGGGAGGAAAGGGATTGGGAAAAGGTGGCGCGAAGCGTCACAGGAAGGTGCTCCGTGATAACATCCAGGGTATCACCAAGCCGGCGATTCGGCGTCTGGCGCGCAGGGGTGGAGTGAAACGTATCTCCGGTCTGATATACGAGGAGACTCGCGGTGTTCTCAAGGTTTTCCTCGAGAACGTCATCCGCGACGCGGTAACCTACACGGAGCACGCCAAGAGGAAGACCGTCACCGCCATGGACGTCGTGTACGCTCTGAAGCGCCAGGGCCGCACCCTCTACGGTTTCGGCGGTTAAGTTGATTAATTGTTGTCTGTCGTATACATACTTAGGTATATGACGGATATTTTTCAACAAGTAAAAAAGGCCCTTTTCAGGGCCGCATatgtttctattataaaaataaaacgtatcaAAACGACTAAACGACACC from Pieris rapae chromosome 23, ilPieRapa1.1, whole genome shotgun sequence includes these protein-coding regions:
- the LOC123690242 gene encoding histone H4; this translates as MTGRGKGGKGLGKGGAKRHRKVLRDNIQGITKPAIRRLARRGGVKRISGLIYEETRGVLKVFLENVIRDAVTYTEHAKRKTVTAMDVVYALKRQGRTLYGFGG